In Cryptosporangium aurantiacum, a single genomic region encodes these proteins:
- a CDS encoding putative bifunctional diguanylate cyclase/phosphodiesterase: MSASGGSSWAAQQLPEYLAVVSSRPDVAAAAGVAAEWAAELMEAEVGAVVLGDALEAQIGFPRGAAPAAELTAAATERHPVVHVPGLGPCHSASVGLGADTAGHLLVARCERPFGAEELSLLRGMGRILGLQLRQIRTLGSERKLRQEYEGLVHTLQRRQRLLEEFGRVQRAITTRAPLQVILDAITTGARALFEKDMVSLRLVDSEDPRWMLLASHSGMPTWYVTGAWRMPVTEGGFQRVLTTGEILVADRERIGQYTRAPRIVDAVQAAMIAPVSEDGARVGCLLVASFDADRVYDESDAEMLQGFADHVSMALTDARGVQALHQAHHDALTGLPNRTLLKERLRHALRRGPCGLLFVDLDRFKLVNDSLGHEAGDQLLVETAARLREVAGPDNTVARYGGDEFVVLVDRVVSDVSEVTELAERMLAAVLPPFVLAGRECSVGASIGVTVAGAVGSQEPPTADEVLRDADVAMYRAKQHGRGCVEVFHPEMHAVLMERLDLEADLRRAVDQRELFLVYQPIVELETARVVSFEALARWNHPTRGVLFPASFIPLAEETGLIASIGRWVVREAVAAARRWDESLPGPRLGISVNMAASHLRLPGAVDEIASVLAAAGLEPTRLTIEVTENELVREHDEAADALYALRELGVSVAVDDFGTGFSSLRYLRQLPVDCVKIDRSFLVDVDTSPEGLAFVRSIVGLGTALSLHTVAEGIERPTQLAELRRMGCRYGQGYALAKPLNEPEVVPWLSAGTPVVAVS, encoded by the coding sequence TTGAGCGCATCCGGAGGATCCAGCTGGGCCGCCCAGCAACTACCGGAGTACCTCGCGGTGGTCTCCTCCCGGCCGGACGTCGCCGCTGCCGCGGGTGTGGCCGCGGAGTGGGCGGCCGAGCTGATGGAGGCCGAGGTCGGCGCCGTCGTGCTCGGCGACGCGCTGGAGGCGCAGATCGGGTTCCCCCGCGGCGCCGCGCCGGCGGCCGAGCTGACCGCGGCCGCGACCGAACGGCACCCGGTCGTGCACGTCCCCGGCCTGGGCCCGTGCCACAGCGCCTCGGTCGGCCTGGGTGCCGACACTGCCGGCCACCTGCTGGTGGCCCGGTGCGAACGGCCGTTCGGCGCGGAGGAACTGAGCCTGCTGCGCGGCATGGGCCGCATCCTCGGCCTGCAACTGCGCCAGATCCGGACGCTCGGCAGCGAACGAAAGTTGCGCCAGGAGTACGAGGGCCTGGTGCACACGCTGCAGCGACGCCAGCGGCTGCTGGAGGAGTTCGGCCGGGTCCAGCGGGCGATAACCACCCGCGCGCCGCTGCAGGTGATCCTGGACGCGATCACCACGGGCGCCAGAGCCCTGTTCGAGAAGGACATGGTGTCGCTGCGGCTGGTGGACTCGGAGGATCCGCGGTGGATGCTGCTGGCCTCGCATAGCGGCATGCCGACCTGGTACGTGACCGGCGCCTGGCGGATGCCGGTCACCGAGGGCGGCTTCCAACGGGTGCTGACGACCGGCGAGATCCTGGTGGCCGACCGGGAGCGGATCGGCCAGTACACGCGCGCGCCTCGGATCGTCGACGCCGTCCAGGCCGCGATGATCGCACCGGTCAGCGAGGACGGCGCCCGGGTCGGCTGCCTGCTGGTGGCCTCGTTCGACGCCGACCGCGTCTACGACGAGTCGGACGCCGAGATGCTGCAGGGTTTCGCCGACCACGTCAGCATGGCGCTCACCGACGCCAGGGGCGTCCAGGCGCTGCACCAGGCGCACCACGACGCGCTGACCGGCCTACCGAACCGCACGCTGCTGAAGGAGCGGCTGCGTCACGCGCTCCGGCGGGGGCCCTGCGGTTTGCTGTTCGTCGACCTCGACCGGTTCAAGCTGGTCAACGACAGCCTCGGCCACGAAGCCGGTGACCAGCTGCTGGTGGAGACCGCCGCCCGGCTCCGCGAGGTCGCCGGGCCGGACAACACGGTGGCGCGATACGGCGGTGACGAGTTCGTCGTCCTCGTCGACCGGGTGGTGTCGGACGTGTCCGAGGTGACCGAACTCGCGGAGCGGATGCTCGCGGCGGTGCTGCCGCCGTTCGTCCTGGCGGGGCGGGAGTGCTCGGTCGGGGCGAGCATCGGCGTGACCGTCGCCGGTGCGGTCGGTTCGCAGGAGCCGCCGACCGCCGACGAGGTTCTGCGCGACGCCGACGTCGCGATGTACCGGGCGAAGCAGCACGGCCGCGGATGCGTCGAGGTATTCCACCCGGAGATGCACGCGGTGCTGATGGAGCGGCTGGATCTGGAGGCCGACCTGCGTCGGGCCGTGGACCAGCGCGAGTTGTTCCTGGTCTACCAGCCGATCGTCGAGCTGGAGACGGCACGGGTGGTGAGCTTCGAGGCGCTGGCGCGGTGGAACCACCCGACGCGTGGCGTCCTGTTCCCGGCGTCGTTCATCCCGCTGGCCGAGGAGACCGGCCTGATCGCCTCGATCGGGCGGTGGGTGGTCCGGGAGGCGGTCGCGGCCGCGCGCCGATGGGACGAGTCGCTTCCCGGGCCGCGGCTGGGGATCAGCGTCAACATGGCGGCGTCCCACCTGCGGTTGCCCGGAGCCGTCGACGAGATCGCGAGCGTGCTCGCCGCAGCCGGCCTCGAACCGACCCGGCTGACGATCGAGGTCACCGAGAACGAGCTGGTACGCGAGCACGACGAGGCCGCCGACGCGCTCTACGCGCTGCGGGAGCTGGGGGTCTCGGTCGCGGTCGACGACTTCGGCACCGGGTTCTCGTCGCTGCGGTACCTGCGCCAGCTCCCGGTCGACTGCGTGAAGATCGATCGGTCGTTCCTGGTCGACGTCGACACGTCACCGGAGGGCCTGGCGTTCGTCCGGTCGATCGTCGGGCTGGGGACGGCGCTCAGCCTGCACACGGTGGCCGAGGGCATCGAACGTCCGACGCAGTTGGCTGAGCTGCGCCGGATGGGCTGCCGGTACGGCCAGGGCTACGCGCTGGCGAAGCCGCTCAACGAGCCCGAGGTGGTGCCCTGGCTCTCGGCGGGCACCCCGGTCGTCGCGGTCAGCTGA
- a CDS encoding FIST signal transduction protein, with the protein MAASWVNVGCSADTDSRIAAAGAARAALRADDPKLIVVFFSLTHDPAEVLAGVRSVADAVPLMGCPTGGEIVGDWAGDGSVVVMALGGPGIAVQTAAIAGFGPDSDALRDVGAQVVAPLADLEGGEHRLVLLLTDGQGGNQQDLLRGAYGALGAGVPLVGGCGATISLGSTITAPLLHSDQLLWGNSVVAASIACDNPFGIGVRHGWERTGETVEVTSSVRNRVLQLDNRPALDHYLERLDAPAACWTDEGAFQRFSLRHPLGIRRPSGEEMRVVAWPDYVERSISSAADVPEDSVAWLMRGDPDSLLAATDQACEEAIAALGDRPLAGLLVFDCIGRRQVFAPEGTSDVTRMAKYAGTAPLAGFYSHGEIARKRGAVGFHNQALVVLALS; encoded by the coding sequence GTGGCAGCGTCATGGGTGAACGTCGGGTGCTCCGCCGACACCGACTCACGGATCGCCGCCGCGGGGGCAGCGCGTGCCGCGCTCCGCGCTGACGACCCGAAGCTGATCGTCGTCTTCTTCTCGCTCACCCACGATCCGGCTGAGGTCTTGGCCGGTGTTCGCTCGGTCGCCGACGCCGTGCCGCTGATGGGCTGCCCGACCGGCGGCGAGATCGTCGGCGACTGGGCGGGTGACGGCTCGGTCGTCGTGATGGCTCTCGGCGGTCCCGGCATCGCGGTCCAGACCGCGGCCATCGCCGGATTCGGTCCGGACTCCGACGCGTTGCGCGACGTCGGCGCGCAGGTGGTCGCGCCGCTGGCCGACCTCGAGGGCGGCGAACACCGGCTGGTTCTGCTGCTGACCGACGGTCAGGGCGGCAACCAACAGGATCTCCTCCGTGGCGCGTACGGCGCGCTCGGCGCCGGTGTTCCGCTGGTGGGCGGGTGCGGCGCGACGATCTCACTCGGGTCCACGATCACCGCCCCGCTTCTCCACAGCGACCAGCTGCTCTGGGGCAACAGCGTGGTCGCCGCGTCGATCGCCTGCGACAACCCGTTCGGCATCGGCGTCCGGCACGGCTGGGAGCGGACCGGAGAGACCGTCGAGGTGACCTCCAGCGTCCGCAACCGGGTGCTGCAGCTGGACAACCGTCCCGCGCTCGACCACTACCTGGAGCGTCTCGACGCGCCGGCTGCGTGCTGGACCGACGAGGGTGCGTTCCAGCGCTTCTCGTTGCGGCACCCGCTGGGCATCCGGCGGCCCAGCGGTGAGGAGATGCGGGTGGTGGCATGGCCGGACTACGTCGAGCGATCGATCTCCTCGGCCGCCGATGTGCCGGAGGACAGCGTCGCCTGGCTGATGCGTGGCGACCCCGACTCGCTGCTGGCCGCCACCGACCAGGCGTGCGAGGAGGCGATCGCCGCGCTCGGCGACCGGCCGCTCGCCGGCCTGCTCGTGTTCGACTGCATCGGCAGGCGTCAGGTGTTCGCACCCGAAGGCACCAGCGACGTCACGCGCATGGCCAAGTACGCAGGCACCGCGCCGCTCGCCGGCTTTTACAGCCACGGGGAGATCGCGCGGAAGCGCGGCGCCGTCGGGTTCCACAATCAGGCTCTCGTCGTCCTGGCGCTCAGTTGA
- a CDS encoding SGNH/GDSL hydrolase family protein: MPGRWASYVAIGDSFTEGMDDPYGDGTFRGWADLVAGCLAKESAGFRYANLAVRGRLLPAVVDAQVPLAAAMRPDLVSFSAGGNDSLRRRFDPVRMTESFEGAVDRLTSSGASVVLFTPADVTVNYPAAQRYLTPRIEFFIELVQRVAKEYDTYLVDLWADQGFRDRRLWSIDRLHLNAGGHRRVAHHVLSVLGVECDPDWRAALPAARPDRWFTARRADLQWARVHLAPWIGRRLTGRSSGDTITAKRPDLAELSQRASELR, translated from the coding sequence GTGCCCGGGCGTTGGGCCAGCTACGTGGCGATCGGTGACAGTTTTACCGAGGGAATGGACGATCCGTACGGCGACGGCACGTTCCGGGGATGGGCGGATCTCGTCGCGGGCTGCCTGGCCAAGGAGAGCGCGGGGTTCCGCTACGCGAACCTCGCGGTGCGCGGCCGGCTGCTACCTGCGGTGGTGGACGCCCAGGTCCCGCTGGCCGCGGCGATGCGTCCCGACCTGGTGTCGTTCTCCGCGGGCGGCAACGACTCGCTGCGGCGTCGGTTCGACCCGGTGCGGATGACCGAGTCCTTCGAGGGTGCGGTCGACCGTCTGACGTCGAGCGGCGCGTCGGTCGTGCTGTTCACCCCGGCGGACGTCACGGTGAACTACCCGGCGGCGCAGCGCTACCTCACGCCGCGCATCGAGTTCTTCATCGAGCTCGTCCAGCGCGTGGCCAAGGAGTACGACACGTACCTCGTCGACCTGTGGGCGGACCAGGGTTTCCGCGACCGGCGGCTGTGGAGCATCGATCGGCTGCACCTCAACGCCGGGGGCCACCGCCGGGTCGCACACCACGTCCTGTCGGTGCTGGGCGTCGAGTGTGATCCGGACTGGCGGGCCGCGCTACCCGCGGCCCGCCCCGATCGGTGGTTCACCGCGCGCCGCGCCGACCTGCAGTGGGCGCGCGTTCACCTGGCGCCCTGGATCGGACGCCGCCTGACCGGGCGCTCCAGCGGAGATACGATCACCGCCAAGCGCCCGGACCTGGCCGAACTCAGTCAGCGCGCCTCCGAGCTGCGCTAG